ttatagccgaagaaaaaaggaaaatccaaataaaaaatacaatatttCTCTTTTTGTTTGCATTCGCTGCTGTTCTGCCTCGTTTGTTTGCAGGTACGGAGGTACAGAGCCAGCTGTGGGGATATGTGGCACTCGACGTGGGGCGTACGGAGGTGTTGAAGGCGGTCGTACGGCGCGAGGGCTGGGGCTCGTCTGCGATTGCGGCGCAAATGTGAggaagaaaccctagggtttctttgTTTAGgcatttgggcttattgggcctaTTTTTGGGTCAAGTATAGGTTTAGTCATTGGGCTTGTAACTTGGGCCTTGGGTTTTAATTTTAAGTCTAGATTATGTAATTGAGTTTGGGCTATGTAATGATTTGGTTTGTAAAAAGACATTAATTAATGGactgttataattttatttattttatgtttatggcTTTTGGTTTATTTTTTGGTTTGTTTTGTGTTTGCATGGGCCGGACAAATTTGGCCCACTACAGTACCCAAGTAAATAGCTTTAAACGTATTATACAAATTCATCTACCGCACTATTACTTTCTCAAATAATGGCTCCAAAGTTTTGATATAAATCTCAATAGATTCAGATTTAGCAAAGCAACTAATATATTATCATGTAAGCACATAAAAATTTGTCAGGTcagaattaaatttttaataaaattttggaGTCGAATCAGGATATCAGAATATAACGAAAGATTTGGTTAATTTGAagcaataaaatgaaataaatttcagGTCAGGTTGAAATCGTTTTTTTTTTAATGTCAGAGTCGGAGGACAGGAGTAGAACTTCGGGTCGAGATGGGGGCAGACAAAAATCCGCCACACCCCAACCGTAACCATTACTAAGTAAAACTTATTCATGACCCAAACTATCCATCCAAGCGAAGTTTTAAACAAAAATACTCGAGAAAAACGGATAAAAGCAAAAAAAACTTAAGCCCAACTAAAAAAGAGCCAAGCCTTCCAACAAATATATAATGAACATAAGTGGCTTGATTTAGCTACATACAAATAAGAGCTGTGAAGCTCATATTTTAAACCAAGTCCGACTTAAATAACCATTAATAATATCAATATTATACATAAGCCTGACCCAATCTATAATACCTTATCTCTCGCGCATATAACATCCACAATAATAAACAGACCAAAAGTAGGACAGCTTACACGACATAAAGATACAAAATTTTCACCATCCATGTAAAAAGGAGACCCATGTTATCCGggttctttattattatttttttagatATACTTATTTGACATAAGTGAGGACATCAAATATAAAATCCCTTTTTAAAGGAAAAATGAAGATGCATTGATGCATGTTTATATCCTACAGCCACCCCCGACTCTAGCTAACATATAGCTGGAGACTACAAAATGTACCAGTTTCATAAAAATGTACATCCAATTGATTCCAAAGTCCTTCTGGCATTTGAAAAATAGGTTCAACATTCAGTTTGTGGTTTATGCCTTGTCATGCGCCATAAAAAATGTCTTCAAATGTTGGAAATTACCTGAGCAACTTAATGTAAGTGTCTACTTGCACAAAGCTGGTTCCCGAAGCTTCAAGTCAAGATTTACTGCAACAGCATCAATGAATTCTTCCGTGTTCAAGTAAAACTCTCTAGTTACCCTGAATTCATAAGTACCGAGTTAACTATAAGGTCATACGTTATTTTTGGGTCACTAAATGTTAACAGACATATAACCTTTTAAAGAAGACATACATAAAGTGGCTGGTGCAGGTAAGGAAGAACCATCTGACGAAAGATCAGATTATGGGGGTGAAATTCACCTATATTATTCTAAATCTTCATTTTTCTTGGAGTACTCATGTTTGACACCCATGTCAGATGCATATTTGGACAAGGGTATGGGAGATGACCCCCCAAATATCATTCCAATACATGGAAAACTTATAACAAAATTGAAAAAGCCAGTGTTCGACACATATCCGTATTCAACACTCAGTTACACCTGAGACTAAGTAACATAGAAGTTCAAAATAAGAAACATCAGCAATGGAAAAATCATACAACGAGAGTAACATACTTGGGTCCATGGGTTAAAATGGCAAGATCCTTCGTCATTTTTCCTGCCTCAACTGTCTCGATGCAAGCAGCTTCTAACTTCTGAACAAAGTCCAGCAACCTTTCATTTTTATCTAGTTTAGCTCTGCATGGGAATTACATGgaagttaaaaaaaaataaaaaaactaattccaataatgataataatacttAGACAAAAACTAGGATAAATCAATTGAAGGCACTCATATGTTTCTTTCCCAAAACCTTTATgtaaaataaaggaaaagaaacaaGGAGTTCAGTTGGAACAAATACAGATAAAAGAATTCCAAGAGGAAGCTGAATCAGTTTCCTTGAAAgcataagaaatataaaatacCTGTGCTCCAACCCTCTTGTCCATGCAAATATGGAAGCAATGCTGTTTGTACTGGTTTCTTGTCCCTTTTGATGTAGCCTGAAATGTCGTGTTACAGTCCCATGAGCTGCCTCAGCTTCTAGTGTCTTCCCATCAGACGACAGCTGTGGAATTAGTGATTACAAAGATTTGCAACATTCAATGGCCAAAATGAAGAAGCTAATACAGAAAGATGAGAAACGAAGTCAATTGATACAAACCAACACAGAAGTCATCAGGCCCAAAGAACCAAATCCTGCATATAGCAAAAATGCGTTTAGActccagaaaaaaaaaagattgtttCAAACTCGAGCGCTGATTTGTAAATGATTAACCTCATTAACACAAAGACTATATCCATTTTTATCGGAAGGCATTTCAAAAACAGAAAAAGAAAATATGATTTATTATATTAATGGACAATCCATAGAAGTAAATTATTACtatcccttttaatttttttgtgtgTGCGTGTGTGCGCATGCTTGTCATATATGATAAAAAGCTTTCAACATAAATAGCACCTTGAGCAAGTAGATCACTTTGGACATCTCCATCATAATTTTTACATGCCCAAACATATCCCCCTTCACTTTTTACGGCATACGCCACCATGTCATCAATCAGTCGATGTTCATACCTAGACAAAAAAtccatcaaatatttcacatatcTAACCAGAAAACTTAAGCATACATTCCCTAGAATGCAAGAACCAAACCATATAGAATTTTCTTCAAACTTGTCCTTCCAGTTTCGTTCATACACCTCTTGGAATATGTCCTTAAACCTGTAATAAACTTCCTAAGATAAGAATTCAGCAGTTCTTCCGCAAATAAAAAATCAGAGTAACCTTGAATAAAGAGTCCAATATTGTAGGATATTCAGGGGAAACGGAAAATGAATAATGAAAACATCACCTGCCATCATACTTCTTTAGAATAGTGTTTTTTGTGCTCAGGTAAAGAGGCCACTTCTTTGAAAAAGCCAATGACATAGAGGACTGAGCAAAAGCACGAATTGACTGAACAATCACAAAATgacaattaaattaattaatcaatcaAAAGGATGCAAACTTATACATGTAAATATATATCTACACATGCACTACTTTCATATTGGAAAAATGAACACAAATTTTACAAACCTCGTCCACATTATACATAGCAAGTGCTACACCAGGTCCTTTAAAGTTATAGACATCAAGCTCCACTGGCTTGTCTCCACCTTCTGGGACTAAAGATGGAAAGAAGGCAATACAGTTACAATCTtaagaaataaaatttttctAGACTAAGTCAATGGCACCATGCCAAGCATGTAGGTTAATCAGCTCACCAAAAACCATCTTGAGCTTTCCTGGTCCAGTAATCACTGTATCAGTGGCACGATACTGATCACCAAAGGCATGTCTGCCAATGCATATGGGTTTCTTCCAACCTATATAACAGGGAGAAAAAGTTCACATAAGCTTTCCAAAATAATTCAGATTATTGTCAATCTGAAGAAATCCTTACCAGGAACAATTCTTGGTATATTCCTGCATAGGATAGGTTCACGAAAGACAGTACCTACAAAAAGAAGCAACACCTCAATTAAAAGGACTGAATATACAAGGAAAAGACACCAGTAAAATGAGGAAGAATTACAGCTAAGCATCATAATTCATCTGTTCTAAATACAGTGGATAGATGATTTAAAATCTTATTTCAGCACACATCCACCAATGACTGGTTATGGAAGACAAACCTTTCAAACTTCAGGATACTATTTAAACAACTAAAGGAA
The Gossypium arboreum isolate Shixiya-1 chromosome 10, ASM2569848v2, whole genome shotgun sequence genome window above contains:
- the LOC108487334 gene encoding isocitrate dehydrogenase [NADP], whose product is MLKQALRVRLGAISSSPASSTMLSSSSSILALRSNNPASLLPSRFFSNGVLNNQLVFSPHFPRSISLRCFASSSEFDKVQVLNPIVEMDGDEMTRIIWSLIKDKLIFPYLNLDVKYFDLGILNRDATDDKVTVESAEAALKYNVAIKCATITPDETRVKEFGLKSMWRSPNGTIRNILNGTVFREPILCRNIPRIVPGWKKPICIGRHAFGDQYRATDTVITGPGKLKMVFVPEGGDKPVELDVYNFKGPGVALAMYNVDESIRAFAQSSMSLAFSKKWPLYLSTKNTILKKYDGRFKDIFQEVYERNWKDKFEENSIWYEHRLIDDMVAYAVKSEGGYVWACKNYDGDVQSDLLAQGFGSLGLMTSVLLSSDGKTLEAEAAHGTVTRHFRLHQKGQETSTNSIASIFAWTRGLEHRAKLDKNERLLDFVQKLEAACIETVEAGKMTKDLAILTHGPKVTREFYLNTEEFIDAVAVNLDLKLREPALCK